In the Hermetia illucens chromosome 1, iHerIll2.2.curated.20191125, whole genome shotgun sequence genome, aggggcatcttcgatggtatgggcatTTAATTATCGTTGGCTGGAAATCTTTTGCTagaattggtttgaacatcgaagtcgatagcaaACGACCAAAAAGTTGTTTGATTGATAGCTTTGAGAGCCCCTCGACTCCATCCACACAAGGACTATGACCGAGCAAAACGCTCTTATCTATCActgaatgggacaaaagctgaaaaaaaggaccttctcttcaacctggccctggagaaagtgattcgcgatgccgatgcacatgcgagaggcaccatcctcttcaagtccacccaactactggcctacgctgacgatatcgacatcatgggaagaacaacccgagatatacagtctactttcatccgaagcggcgcgagatcttgggctgcacattaataaagtcaagacgaagtacatggtggcaacgtcagcgctaaaaccaaaagaacgaacaacatcgaatcgcactggtcaaacgaaaacaatggagataggagactacaactttgagaccgttgaaaatttcccctacctagggtcgaaaataacaaccgataacagctatgacgatgaaatccgcgcacggttgttggctgacaacagagcttatttcagcttacaaaaactgtttcactcgaaacatctcaccatagggtcaaagctcttactaaacaagacgatgatcttggcagtccttatgtattcctcggagacttgggttattagcaaaaaaaactacgaactcttgaccgcgttcgagagaagaatcctacgaagaattcttggccctttacatgaggatggacgatttcgtagtctacataacgacgaaatctatgagcgataccacgacagcctggttgtggataaaatccggctcaacaggttgcggtggggggtcacttaatccgtatggatgaggatgatctatggtagaaaaagaagaccaggaagaccctgcctgaaatggagcgatggcgtaggtgaggacgccagacagcttttagggatatcgaattggtggacctcggggcaaaaccggaatgtctggagttccttattaaggcaggcctagaccggataccggttgttgcgccgttgatgatgatgatttgttaCCTTAAAAATTCAGTTCTTGCCACCTTTTCTATTGTTTTGCTTATAAAATGCGCCAAAAGccttatttatttttacaaaagaaTGTTGGATGATATTTACAATACATGAACACATAAAAATACcgataaaaaaatggaaatgtcCGAGCTGGGCTAGTAATAGCTGCGCTTGTATTTTTCTTCTTGGAGTGAACGAGACATACTAAACTAAACTGCCTCCTGAATGTATAAATTTGCTCCAAAATTGTTCCAGAATATTTCTCAGATATCAAAGAATAGGCCTTCCTTTTTGCATATCTTTTCAATTCAAGGAACCTGGCCTTACGTAAATTAAGAAGGTACACTGGGTATTCTACCTGATTTACATTACATACCACTATTTGCTattcaataatataatacaaaagtCACTACAcattattttattcagattattCTGAATCCTCTATCAGTTTCgatgactccactgccaactctccACAACAAtcttgcgaccttctctgcacttacttctcttcagtgttttctccctcgagccctccacctTCTATACCTCTCAAAGCTgtagactgctccgaatctctggtcattcttctccttacgccttccttagttgagttcctcattggtaatcttgacccaaATGTCGGACCTAGCCCCGATGCGCTTCCTAACCTTTTCCtctttaactgtagaaaacacattttcttCCCCCTGAGTcgacaacaaaagtctagataaatgctactttccccgtctttggaaagaggcccttatcatccctatcctcaagagccgAGACTCTTCACTTGCTCTGAACTACTGCCCCATTTCCTTTCTCTCCTTTTGTTCCAAAACCCTCGAAAGATacatcaacgactggttgaccgcgcacttcggtcacctcattgtcaaagagcagcatggtttcgtgaaacatatatctacggcttcaaaccttctggtgttTATCAACGTgattgctaaatgcttgaattcgcAACTGGAGGTACATGCTAATTATGCCTATTTCTCCAAAgtttttgataccgttgactataacattctcctctcttggctttcctcctatctctcataccgttcctgcaaagtttcttttcatggttattcatctcgttccttctctccttcctctggtgttccccaaggctctatacttggccccctactcttcctgttttttatcaatgagctcgcctccatcctcacctgcccgtatttgttttacacaggcGACCTTaaattgcctctgtttcgtttcCGTTAgattgtgctctcttacagtccaaccttgataatttagtccgttggtgttcggtcaacaagctaacactgaatgtcaacaaatggcACTGGATGtgttattcccttaaaccctccccaccATCCTTTTCccattctctcagtggacaacccctttcattattgacctccttcaaagacctgggtttaatattcgacgacaaacttcgtttcgattcccacttcgttgacatcatcaattgagcttccaaaatatctggttttatcctacgttcctcctccgactttacctcaatccagccctccttaacactcttcaattcccttgtcagaaacatccttgaatattgttgtgtagtctggtctcccttccgcattcgtgactgccgcgctcttgaagttgtacaatgcaaattcacccgaaccctcttttacaaaaagaacctaccACGgtttgattatccgtcacgacttcgCACATCTCGCACAATCTCCCTTCCCTGCGGCAACGCCGTATCTaacttgatatgtgtactcttttcaaagtcTGCAATTgtttgatggactgctccaccAACTcgaatattactttccgtatcaccTCATCTCATAACACACTTAGTGCAGACATTTTTGCTGTACCctttgcggagctcgagatttgcttccactctccgatcttcgaggctatgccggtcctacaactccctacagcttgggtcctttgactctatttccttctctagttttgaGCGTAAAATCCTCCCTCTGAGGgcatatgtaataaggaatttgttttctgtgtattgttctcattaaataaataaaataaataataattaaataccTTCGTGAAGCATACCTTAGTCAATATCTGCCTAATATATGAACTTATTTTGAGTTACAGTACAGCCTTACTTATAAATCTGTGTACCCGGGAAGGAAACAAGGATTTTTTGGGTGGTAACACAAGGGTTAATAATAATTTCGAATATTTTAAGTAaaactgcctgagtttgaagatgaAATATCATGTGCCCTTGAATAGAATTTTGATCAAATAAAGCTTTAAGATGGTCAGTTGTCGACAAAAATATAGATAGAACATGCACTATTTCATTGCATTTAGTGACGTTGATCCGGAACTATTCCAATTGGAATGCGGAAGTGTCCCAGGTCGGGTTGCTTTCAAAACGTGCACATTTCCTTTAAAGATCTCGGGCACTCCATTCAACGCATAATCCACATTGGTTTGTGTTGGCAATGCTTTGCTAACCATTTCCACATTCctccaattttgttttcttctcttGCAGTTTATCGTCTCTTTCTTGTTTTATATTCGTCGCGCTccaaggcacttttgacaggtGAACGGGGATTTGTCAAAAAGATGGTTGATAAGAACGTCGTGCTCAGTCCCGCCGAggagaaaatcaaaataataaagtGGCGCGTGAAAGAGGGACACTCGGTGACCAACTTACAAGTGATCCTATTGTATGAGGAATGTGGGTCCGAGTCGAAGGAGGCGAAGAAGCTGAAGTCAAATAGCTGCGGAGTCGTGAAGAAATGTTTGTTTGCGGATGGTGCAGTAGTGGAGAAGGGGTCGGTAATTCGCGCTTCCCGCTTTTTTCAACTAATCGATTTTTCTTTGGCTGTTCTAGTTCTCCGATCCTGGAGCTATCGGCATGCATCCACACGACTGTGATAAAGGACATGTGTGCCGATTGTGGCGCGGATTTGCGACGTAACGAAAATGtaacatttttcatttgttttcgcTTCAAGTGTGAATCATATTCGTTTTTCAGGGCATGCAAACGGAGGCATCTGTGCCAATGGTACACTCTGTCCCGGAGTTGAAGGTAACACAGAAGTTGGCTCAGGAATTAGGCAGAGCAGATACCAAACGTTTGCTTGAAGAGAGGAAGCTGGTGTTGCTCGTAGATTTGGATCAAACGCTCATTCATACAACGAATGACAATGTCCCTGCGAATATAGGCGGCATACACCACTTCCAGCTCTACGGTCCTAGCTCACCATGGTACCACACTAAACTCCGACCTGGGACCGACGAGTTTCTTACTAAAATATCTTCGCTATATGAACTTCACATCTGTACCTTTGGCGCGAGAAATTACGCGCACACGATAGCACAGCTCCTGGACAAGGACGGGAAACTGTTCTCCCATCGAATCTTATCAAGGGACGAATGTTTCAACATCACCAGCAAAACTGACAACTTGAAGTAAGGACGGCAAATATGCTCGGGTGATCTCTCAATTCTGCATCTTTCCAGGgctttatttccatgcggtgACTCCATGGTGTGCATTATTGACGATCGGGAAGATGTTTGGAACATGGCCCCCAATTTAATCCAGGTGAAGCCATATCATTTTTTCCAGCACACAGGGGACATCAACGCGCCACCTGAAGTGGCAAAGCATGAGCTGGACGGCAGTGGAGTCGATTTCAAAGGTTTGTAGACTGTTATCATTGCCACTAAATTTATTTCTCATTCAATTTCTTTGTTCTTTGCAGATTTTGTTTCCCCCGAAAATAATGCGACTGAGGTCaataaaagtaaaagcgaaccgGGCGAAGAAGAAACAAAAGAGTCCTGTTCAAAGGAAGAAAAATCAGAGTCGCAATCAGGCGAATCCAATTCATGCAGTTCAGAAAAATCGGAAACAAAGGAAGACGATGAAACCgacaaaaaaacagaaaacgTAAGCAAATCCGACGATGAGACTGTTCGGCCGCGAATCGAGGGAGGCCTTGTAAAAATAGACGACCCAGACGACTACCTACTCTACTTAGAGACAATCCTCAAGAACATACATGAAAACTTCTACAGCGTTTACGATGAGAGCAAAGAGATTCCAGACCTGAAAGCTTTAATTCCAAGACTGAGAGCGGAAGTACTTCGCGGCAAGACGCTCGTTTTCTCGGGTCTTGTACCGAACAACATGAAATTAGAACAAAGTCGTGCATTCATGATTGCCCGGAGTCTGGGTGCTAATGTGCATCAGCACATAACTGACGAAGCTACGCACCTCGTGGCTGCAACGGCCGGAACTTTCAAAGTGAACGCAGCCAGAAAGAATCGTAATATTCACATAGTTACGCCCGATTGGCTGTGGTGCTGTGCGGAGCGGTGGGAGCATGTGAACGAGCGACTTTTTCCGTTAGATCCCCAGAAGCCTAGCAAAATGCGACAACCGCCACCTCATTGTCACAGTCCCGAACACATTGTCAATTACAACGAAAAGCTAGAAACTAGTCCCGAGGAGAACAGCATTGAACCAAAGTTCATAGACACGATCAATCCGCTACTGAGTTTCTCCAACGCCGACCTAGCGGCGATGAATCAAGAGTTCAATCAGTTTTTCGAATCGGAATCGTCCAGTGAAGACGAACACGCAAATATAGGTTGGAAATCCCATCAATTTAATGTGACGAGGATTTGCAAAGACATTTTTACTTTTAGAATTTCCCCCGCTTGACAAGAACCTTCGGAAACGGAAACGTGAGGAGGAGAAAGAGGAAAGACAGAGAAATTTCTTTTCTCGAAAGGAGAACAGTTTGTTTGTGATGGCTGGAGAAAAGCCGACTGAAAATGAACAAAATTCGACAGAGGACGATGAGGATGAATCGCCCAGCGTGAAATTTCGAAGGGGTGAGTGCGGGTTTCATTGTTTATGCACAAGGTCTTGGGACTAGAAACTCTGTTATATTTACCGTTAATAGTTCACTTTAGTCGATTTACTATGGCACAAGAATAGATAGATATCGGAAAACCGAAAAGGTCAGCAATTTTATATCCAAGCAAAATCGAGCTTGTcagacattgaacgcgaatacGAAGCAATACGTTGCACTCTTTTGTTTCCTTGTATATACGACAAAGCTGTAAATTATTTTAACGGTTGATGATTAGTCCTATTGTGATTATACTATCCCTGATACGTCCATGAAGACAATATCTTACCCGCAAGTCTCGCAGGGTTTCGCTAATATGAGAATGTTTCACAAAGAAAGAATCTTTCGTCTGAGGTATCTGGGGAgttgtatccggatagctgagtggttagagcgcaaggctgtcgtacggaaggtcgcggttcaaatctcactggtggcagtggaatttgtatcgtgatttgacgtcggataccagtcgactcagctgtgaatgagtacctgagtcaaatcagggtaataatctcgggcgagcgcaatgctgaccacattgcctcctagtgtaccgttacggtcttgaatgaagtgctctaacacacttcaaggccctgatccaacatggattgttgcgccaacgattattattattatctggggAGTTGTATGTGAAATGAAAAGCTCTCTTCCCCACATTGGCTAAATATGGCGGGCAACACCAATTTGATTTTCCTCGTGTGGTAATTGAGGGAGCAGTGTTTCGTTAAAAATCTCACTAGCGTTATTATGTTGAAGGAGAAATGAAAACTAGAAATTTACAAATCTGCAGGAAATGCAggcgcagcgataaataactcttcgGGACGATGGTCGAGCctggcggctttactccgtttgagtacattgatggccgagatgatttctcttcggtgactagtcatttcatctacaagtgGCAAAACTTCACAGCATGTGATACAGCTAAGAACCGtgttgaagtgttccttccaattCTCCAGCTGCTCACAGGACCGTTGAAAAGTTTGCGACGAAATGCAagttttttcgtgatgcggtatatacttCTCAAATCATTACGATTGTCGACAGCTTGCGTTTCTCTCGCTCAAAGTAAAAACCTATTCCCTTTTGTTCCGTTTGGCCCAAAATACATTGAATAACTCGGGATTTCATGCATCATGCTCTCCTCGCAaaggtcaatagagccttcaattatcgatccgtttccacaattccgcagttagccagatcttaGGACGCCTCTTCGGGACGTGGTCAACGACCTGCGCATTAgcagagaaaagagcatttttgatggcaacaTAATCATCGATATTATCGTTATCGGGTCACTCAGTGTATTTGCCATCCGATGAGCAAGATATCTCTCCCATTGTCAAGCGACAGCTGGCTGATGCAAGGTGGGGTCGCAACTCTCCCACCCTATGAGAAGTGGTGAACGCAACACACAAGGATGCAAGGATCACATCCTGACCCCCTCCACTGTTGATCGATTGCTCGTATGGTATCGTTCAGTTGAAACTTAACTGCCCTTATGGCAAGCTTTGCGCTCgaacaatgacgaggcggtgaaagttgcagaaatttacACGCCTCCCACCATTGTCGTTGCGGTCAAGACCATGTTTCCCAATCACACGTCCGAgctaggtgttgtcagagcctacTTTGGCATTCTGATCatcatcacaatgtcacctttaggaagcttcgtTCTCCACTATGTCGAAAATCTAACTTGGTACATAGTACTGTACACTCGTGATGCTCTTTAATCTGAACCGGAATCCTATCAGAAACCAGCTCCCAAGTGAAGAAAACGCGTCAGTAATAAtccaacaccggattcgcgtctgctaccacttaatTTTCCAGACTACGAAAGTACATTGGAGCAAGATGGAGAGGAGTACTTACCAGAGCACCACCATCTCACTAGGTTTTAGGGCCAGCTTACAACAATAACTGGTAACAAATCCATACCAACTGACTCGACCTGACGTTACCATTTACTGCTGAATCGCTGCTTGTCGAAACTAATTGGGTTGGTGTGACCCGCCAGATTTGATACAGACattcattcttctgctgccaataaaaaagTGTATgtctctgcctggaatatgcaaGTTGTTTTTCCGAAGGGCTAAATCTTCCGAAAACACTCATGATCCTCAATTTCTTCAATGATGAAGACTACTCTATCGAGACATGGCCATTTTTATCTTCTGGTTATCTAGGTTGTAGATGTGTACCGTGAAAAAGAGCTAAATGTGGATTCAACCCGCTCGAGGGGATTATGTTGCATATCGCAGTGCAGTCTCTGAGTGTTTTTAAATTCTACCTGAGAAGTGTCCTTCAAGTAGatggtttgccgttttttcACTGCTTCCCAGGTGAACGTAGTTCTCTCAAATGCTGGCTATGTTCTTCGACTATGATACGCTTTAATTGCAAGATTACTTCGAACTAGTTATTTTTTCAgggttttttttcttctgttcttcttcaGAACTTTCGAAAACTTCTTTGTTACTAGTTTCATTCTTCAGTTGGCTTGATATCCAAAACTGAATTGAGGAATGCCATCGCATTTCTCCTGTTTTATCCCACCATGATGTTTCCACCTTCTTTGACATATTGAAGGGGCagcttttttcaaaaacttgctGCTAGTGATAATTTGGATTACATTTATGATCTCAGCAATGGACTTAACGTGCTTACCTATTATGAAGTCAATGCGACTGGAGTCTGAAAGTGGAACATTGTTCCATACTGTTACTCATCGACAACAGCCACCAGAGAATgtgccatgatgtcgatgactAACTCACCTTGCTACATTGACCAAAGATGGTTCATTATAAAGTTGACGATCTGAAGGCCTTTTCCTACCAGATATAGCACTTTGGATCCCCGCGTGTTGATTTTAGAGTTTTCTTAATAACTATAAGCTATGGGCGTTAACTTAACTATTAGAAATGTTCCACAAAGGACCCCGTCGGCGTCATAGAGGGAAGCCGCGAAGTACCAAAGAATCTCCGTATCTTTTTTTGAGGATGCAGGGAGATCTGAGTTTGCATTTACTTGATGACGgagcggaccacttgggaagcaacttacttccactcCTGTGGTCTACGGACCTCTCTTTTTTGGATTAAATACCCAAGTCtattaaaaaagttgactgacggtttcgtccagggcagaggcaactcatcagacgcggcctcacctctgccctgggagcagcgtaatgtaatggctccatttatatataaccgcaaacacgacatgagtgcgaattattttGAAGTGAATCCGTTTTTCCAAAAACTGTAAGCTATGGGCGTTAAATTACTATTAGAAACATTCTACAAGGGACCTATTCGGCGTCATAGAGGGAAGCAGCAGAGCACGAAAGAATCTCCTTAtcttcctgttgactttttatggttagtttgatCGTCAGTTTTTTCTTCTGGtgtgctgcctagcagcatccaggtggttTTGAGATTGTTTTGGACAGAACGTTATTTCAGGACGTTAACACCTCGCTCCTTCTCTGGAAGTCAGTGAAAGTACTTGCAGAGTGATGGGGTTAGTTGCGCACCCTCCCACGCATGGTTCAATGCGTGACGTTTGAGTAGGTAAGTTTAACCGTAACATTTGACGGTATATATCTACTGACCTGAAGTAAAATTTGACACCTTCCGATGATGTAGCTAAGATGAATTTTTTCCTAAGCTGTTTATGTTGCCCACTATCGTAACTTTATGGACTGATGCCGTCTTATAAGTTCCATCTGGTGGCTTCAAAAATCTTGACCGTAGTCTGCCAGGCGAACCTTTTTTGCTGCCGTTTGGGATGATGAGTTTGGATAGTTAGCAGACCACTGCAGCTTTTGTTTATCCCTACCCTCCGTTGGTACATGTTGGAAGCGTTGTTTTCTGAATGCCCCAATTTGAGCCACACATCAGGAGTATCGACAGAAGTtaaagattgaatttcaatttgattAGTTGTAAATTGAATATTTGAAGAATTTAAATTTAGTCTCAGGTTCTTCATTGATCTCGTCAGATCTCCCTTTTATCGAGATATGGCTACTTGACGCAGCGGGTTGTTAGATGCccaaagtacagggtgcggcagcataacttccttttttcaaaactcaataaaaactattgtatgcatcggaaaatatttatttattttttataatgtaggtacatgtctaaagtttttatttacattgttttgaagatcaaatctgttaggtgacgtcccccattctccatacattgcgtaaaccgatttctggcgtttgtcatgactcttgttagcatagcaggtgttatgttggcaatttgttcttggatgttggtcttcaaatcttgtagggttcttggacggttcacataaacacgggatttcaaaaagccccatagaaaaaaatcacaaggggacagatcgggagagcgtgccggccattccaaatcccctctaattgagataaggcgctctggaaagtgttccctcaaaacagccagaACactgtggcgatcgcaacattgacgctctcactgcttcaatgttctcaggtgatctaacgggccgagggactccagttcttccttttgtcgcacttgccgtttgtctgaatgtagtgacccatgtaacaattgatttgcggtctgggacgggagccaacggggctaaattaaagcgattccgaaatgcacgctgtgttgcaataaccgaacatccgcttgaaaagtaaacctcaacggcaaaggcacgcttctcactattccaacgcatgatggcgactgaaccgtgtcgggacaaaactttacagtatcccctcttgaacgagaccactagcgctccgctatgacatcaactaactgagtggcgcgcattttaacaaaggaagttatgctgccgcaccctgtacatcgTTCGCGGCCATATCTTAACCATTTTGTCTACTAAGTCGTCATTGTCGCGATAGTCAGAGGTTGGCTTGGGGGTTGGTTATCGCTTAGCTTCACGTTTCCCCTAGGTCCCAGTGAACATTCGAGAAGAATCCTACTAAGTGTATAAGAAATATTAAGCAGCTAATATATAATTTTCGCTCCATCTGGAAAAGGTTTCTAGCGACACTGGTCGAAAATTCACTCCATATAATGCGCATATGGTGTTACGTCTGAAAAACGGTTGCGATTGGGCTTGCTATTAGTATAACGCGTGTTAGCTTACTGTTATAAGCTAAATCTGTTTGTTATATTAATTGCTTTCTGGTTGCCAGCTGTGCTCTTGCATATAAAAACAATCTGGTTTTATATTGATGTTTTAGCGCTGCGCGCTGAaaattggtttttatttttatactaAGATTTAAATGAagattttattctataaaaactgttcgaattcatttttcattccCGCTAATTTTATGCTCATTGCTGTATATTTTCAGGAGAAGGTTTGCCTTCAGATTTGGAACTAGGATCTGATTCCGATCATAGCGATAATGGTGTAGGCgcggaagatgatggagattGGAATATGATGGGAGCCGCATTAGAACGAGAATTTTTAGGATTAGAGTAAAGAAAATTGTGTAATAAAATGGACTTTTACAAATTGTTGCTTGTTTTAATCTTTCCTAATGCTTGGTTGGTTTAATTTATCCTCTCTATATAAGCATCGTGCACGaagtatttatatataattgccATAAACCCCTACCTGAAATGTAGTCCATTAACCAGAGTTATGCGCCATCGTTCTTTCCCCTCTCTTAAGCTACCGATCATCCTGGATGAGGAGCCTATCGTTAACTTTCTTCGCAGAATCAGTGAGTCCCGACCagctgaaagtttttttttgtgatgatATATGGTAATGACATTATTTTGATTTGTGACTGTTTCttcttccctgaccagcgcaatggtGAATTTCCGTTTGTCATGGCGTACGCTAGGCCATACATCTCATACTTTTTCCTGGTATTGCAGCTTTAGCACGCAGGCAGCAGTCACTCAAACTCGCATCTCCTCGCGTTCATCTGCCTCCACGCTTCTGTAGTAAATCAGATCATGCAACTTCCATTTTGATGTGCAAGGAAACAAACCCGCCCGAAGATAAAGGCAATTTCAATGGCGGGCAAATGCGAACGAGCTGTTCAAATTTTCCCATTGCTGAACGACTGCAAAACCGCGGAAATAGCTCATATTGAATTTAGGGGAACGGCACAATGTGGTGGACGTAGTCGTGACACGCAAGTCAAAGTAACTGACTATCGGAGGATGGTCTCTTTCAAAAGTGACGTCAGCAGTCCTTTTGTTAAGCATATTTGAGAGACAATTACTAAGTCTACTATTGTTAACGATGTGTCCATTTGATGGATGTTCATTGTCGGCCagcctgtgctcgaacaatgatAAGTTGAAGATCTTGTAGAGGTGATTAAGACCATGTCTGCCCATCACATCCGCGAGCAACGCATGATCACAGTCTATCTTGGTTTTTAGGGCAGTCATCACTGCCGAAATATTATCTTTTGGGAGGCCCTCCTGAACTGGGGAAATTACTCTGCATCCTTcttctttatataaaaaaatctcCACTTGTGCATAATCGTGTACAATTATAATGCTCTTTAATCTGGAGCAGGATTTCGCAGTCAAAATTCTATCAGAAATTGTTTCCGGGATGGAAGAGATGACAAGGCGAATTTATGAAAGAATTGAAGCAACGGTTTGgagaaatatttaatgaaaaggagGTGAACGACGAATAAAAGGAAAGTGCTCAGGAAGTAGCGTGCCGAGAGGCAAGGGTAACTGTAGAGCGGCAGGATGGAAAGCCGATGTATCACTTCTCTACATAAGGAAGCGATATAGCAAATGGGTGCCAATGAGATTCCAACGCCGACAGAAGAAATGatccaagaaattgaaaaatggaggaaggaaggaaggaggaggaagctGCCAAGTTGCAGGAGAGTACCAGTCAGGATATTCGAAAGTCACAAGAAGTGATCAGTCAGGAGGTGACTAAAGACCAGGAGCGAAACTACCAAGAAGCAGTAGATCGTGAAAGGGAGGTCATAGGTGAAGGTGTAAAATGGCAGGGGGCTATGTGGGAAGGTAGGAATTTGTAAGCAGGTTAAGCGTTCCTGGCAGGACAGCGCAAAGCCGGAGGAGGTGAATATTCAAGAAGAAATAAGTCGGCAGGCGGAAAGTGGGAAGTTTCGAGAAGCGATTGGTACGAAGAATTTGAGACCGTTCAGGATAAAGGTAACAAAAGGCATACGCTGGACAGCGACGAATCTAGCAGCAGTGTACAGCTCGCCTAGTGAGCGGAAAGCAATGGTTCGCCAAGTTATAAAATCAATGAACGTAGCAGTTATAAGGATTTTTAGAAGCGCGTGTTATAATTAGAGTGGAG is a window encoding:
- the LOC119646417 gene encoding RNA polymerase II subunit A C-terminal domain phosphatase, which translates into the protein MRKCPRSGCFQNVHISFKDLGHSIQRIIHIVYRLFLVLYSSRSKALLTGERGFVKKMVDKNVVLSPAEEKIKIIKWRVKEGHSVTNLQVILLYEECGSESKEAKKLKSNSCGVVKKCLFADGAVVEKGSPILELSACIHTTVIKDMCADCGADLRRNENGMQTEASVPMVHSVPELKVTQKLAQELGRADTKRLLEERKLVLLVDLDQTLIHTTNDNVPANIGGIHHFQLYGPSSPWYHTKLRPGTDEFLTKISSLYELHICTFGARNYAHTIAQLLDKDGKLFSHRILSRDECFNITSKTDNLKALFPCGDSMVCIIDDREDVWNMAPNLIQVKPYHFFQHTGDINAPPEVAKHELDGSGVDFKDFVSPENNATEVNKSKSEPGEEETKESCSKEEKSESQSGESNSCSSEKSETKEDDETDKKTENVSKSDDETVRPRIEGGLVKIDDPDDYLLYLETILKNIHENFYSVYDESKEIPDLKALIPRLRAEVLRGKTLVFSGLVPNNMKLEQSRAFMIARSLGANVHQHITDEATHLVAATAGTFKVNAARKNRNIHIVTPDWLWCCAERWEHVNERLFPLDPQKPSKMRQPPPHCHSPEHIVNYNEKLETSPEENSIEPKFIDTINPLLSFSNADLAAMNQEFNQFFESESSSEDEHANIEFPPLDKNLRKRKREEEKEERQRNFFSRKENSLFVMAGEKPTENEQNSTEDDEDESPSVKFRRGEGLPSDLELGSDSDHSDNGVGAEDDGDWNMMGAALEREFLGLE